Below is a window of Sulfurisphaera ohwakuensis DNA.
CATAATCCACCATGGTTTCCACTTCATCAAGTTTTAGATACTTCTTGCTTCCTCCTATTGCTCTACCTATTGTCCTTCCCCACACTGTAAACCTGTACCTATAGAGTTGCCTAGCTACTTCTGCTTTGTTAACTGGAGAGTACTTAAGAGATGTGGGTGTAAAAGGACAAGCTGCTTCACAAGCTTTACAATTTACACATGATTGGAGATAGTAAAGTATTGTTGAATCAATCTGATTATAAAATACATCATCTATAGCCTTCTTCAGTGCTTCCATATTAATTTGTTCAGTTATTACTTGGGTCATTTATTTCATCCCCCTCCTCATAATCATAAAGTACCATTCTCTTAACTTACCTAAGTAAAACTCAAACATATGAAAACCTCTGGTAAAGGGCAAAGTCGCTATTATAATTTCAGCAACCAAGATATGTGCTCCTAATAAGTTATCATACCAGTACACGTTATTAGGAATATGGGAAGTAGCTAAGAAGCCTAGAACTACGTCTACGAAAAGAAGTACAAAGAACCACCAGTCTCCAGCTCTTATACTGAGTCGTTCCACTACTACCGAAAATTTATGAGCTAAATATATTGCTAAAAATATTATTAGTAGATATGTTAGGTATTGGCCATTAAGTATTATTGTTAAAGGTCCCCAAATATCATGAACGAATGGATATGGTGTTGAGGTATAGGGAGTAGAGCCCCTAAAGAATGCTAATTGCCCATCAGCTGAGCTCTCTGGTATTGCTAGAGGGAACAATATTTGGTAAGGAGGAATGTAATAAGCCCAAAAGATCATATGTTGTGCAAGTAAAAATATGATAAGTATAAGGACTATATGCATAAGAAGACCTACAGCTGTCGTAGCTGGTTTTCTTTTTATCCCTACTTTGCTAGAATTGGCAAAGGTATTAAATAATTCTTTAATTTTCTCTCCTTGGGTTATTCCTCTTACTTGAGTAGTATAAACAATAAAGGGTTTATTGTAAGTTACAAAATATCTTGTTACGCGATAAGATGCACCAGCAAAGAAAATAAATATGGTTGGTATAAATAAGTCTAACGCTAATGGATATAGATTTAGTCCCACAGGATATAGACCAAATGGTATCTGCATACTACTTCGCCTTTTCCTTACTCTTAACAAGCATTTTCTTTTCTGCATAAGCCGCTAAAGCTCCTAGTGCTATTCCACCTGCTATTAAACCAGCTGTAGTGGTTACACTCGATGGGGTAGGGACTTGAAGAGGTTTATAAAATGGTTCATATAGATCTGAAAAACCAGGCATAGTACATCCTATACATACTGCACCAGTCCTTGTAGGTCCTCCTATGCCCCCAACCCAGCCATACTTGTTCCACGGACAATTTGATACAGGGCCTTTACATCCCACTTCAAATAAACAAGCAGCTGTAGGTTCACCCGGTTGGGTTCTGAATACCCCAGAAGCATACCAAGCCGCTCTAGGGCATTGTTCATGAACTGTATATCTGAAGAAATACATAGGTCTCCAATACTGATCAAGTTCTGGCAGAGGAGCTAATCCTCCTGCCCATAAAACTAGATTCGCGAGAGTCCTCATAATTCCATTACCGTTTGCCGGGCATCCTGGAACAGCAATCGCAGGTTTAACAGAGGCAGAAGAAGATGGAGTTACATCAAGATAAGCATTAGGATTCTTCACAAAGGTATAGAAAGGTTCTGCCCATTTAGAAGCATCTGGTTGAAGGTTATTACAGCACTGTTGTTTATAGATTTTTGTTAATAATCCTTCATACCCTCTAAGAGGGTCGTCAAAGAAGCCTACAGCACCCGTAGGAGATGGTGACCAAGTAGGAGTAATGAAGGATGGTGGGGGTTGATAAACCTTGTCTGATGGTATTCCGCCATAACTTGCACAGTTACCTACAGCTAGTACTGCAACAGCATTTTTTAGTAGCATTGCAGTCCACTCATTTAATGTTTTATCACCTAACATACCCCAATAACCAGGATTACTTGGATTATATTTTCTTGCAGTTGCCTCATCAGGAAAGCTTCCTTCTAAAACCAATACATAAGGGTTCAACTCTCCCCTAAATGCAGCCTCTAATATAGCTGTAGCTTGTTCTCCTTGCTGGGGCATGAGAGAAGGCCAAAATGAAATCTTGACACTTCCTGGTCCCACAAGAGGACTAGCTCCAAAAAGTACTTGAACTACATCAGGGTCTGTAGCTTGTATAATCGCAGTAGTATTTCCCTCACACGCTTGAGCTTCAAACCAGATTATATTAACATCACCATTTTTTATCATATCTACAGCTTTAGCCACAGCTTTGTCCCATTCAGGGGCTGCTATCATTGTTGCCGTAAGTGCCAATTTTATGAAATCTCGCCTCGATATTTTAAATGACATTTAGGATAATTTACGATTCTTGTTATTTTAAATATTTCTTAGATAAATGATACAAACAATCGTTAAATGATGTTATCCTCTTTCTTCAATAAGAACATGTATTAACTTTAAAGAGAAAACTAGTACGATCTAAAACAACAATATTTAAAATTTTACCGGTTAAAAATAGATTAATGGAAAAGATAATTGATCCCAATCTAAGAATAAAAGAACTACAACTACTAATAAATGCTGATAAAAAAAATCCATGGTATCATTTTGAACTAGCCCAATTATTAGAACTTACCGAGCCTCAAAAAGCATTAGAAGAATATAATTTATCTATTAAATTAGACCCTCACATAGAAGATTTTCATTACAAAAAAGCCTTGCTTTTACAAAGACTAGGTAAATTAGATGAGGCAATAAAGGCTTTAGAATGGGCTACAGTGATAGATTACCAACACGCTTTATTCTACTATTACGTTATAGGAAGTATGTTGGATGAAGAGGGCAGATTTGAAGAAGCTATAAAAGCTTATAAAAAGGCACTAATAAAAGATCCTAATAACGAATGGTTAATAGAAGCCATAGTCCTTGATTTACTAGAATTGGGTAGAAAAGAAGAGGCTTTACAATTTCTTGATGAAGCTATAACCAAGATAAAAAAAGAAGAGCTAGTTAACTTTAAAAGAGAAATTTTAAGGATAAAATGATAATATGACTAATAATTGGGAAATTTTACAAAATCACAAGTTAATAGAATAACCAACTGAAATTACTATTAATAATAAAGAAATATGATACTTAATTTCTTTCTAAGTTATTAAACACTTTCTCTAACAAAAAATAGCATAGAAATTTTCTCTTATATATTCCTAGACGTTTTTATTAAATCACCATTTGAAAAAGATAGGATACCTTATTTGTTCGCAATCTACAAAGAGTTTATAAGGAAGAATAAAATTAATTAATAAAAAATATTGTTAAATTATTTTAATTTAATTATGTTACTAATTCTTAATATTTAAATTAACTGTTAAGTAGCTTATTTTATACTGCAATATTTTTCGTCTTACGAGATTGAGTTATGAGGACTATAAACAAATAGCAGAATCATAAACAACATAGTGAATCTAATAGATTCTTCCTATATTACGCTATTGTATTTTAATTTAATTAATTATAGAATTATTGTGATAAAACTAAAATAATGAATAATTTTCAAACAAAGCAAAGTGAAAATCACTATTATAGAACAATATAAATTAAATATATTAAAAATCTAGATTATAAAAGCTCCCTTATTTTAGTTCCAAAATTACGAAAATAAATCCTTAGTTGATATCTTCTCATATATTATTCCGAGTTTTAATTCTATGATTGACCTGATAATTATCAACGCTTTTAAGCTAACGCCATATTAATGGGTTATGGGTAATAAAGTTTTCACATTTGGTAATATAAGAATCCGTGAGGTTAAGGGGAAGTATTATGTTTACTTAATAGAGAAGGATGAAAGAGGTCAGAGAAGGGATCATTACATTGGTCCCTTAGATAAGATCGTGGAGTTTTACCTTAGCATTGGGGGTGTGGGGGTATCCCCCACAGTGGACCGGCCGGGATTTGAACCCGGGACCTCTCGGTTGCAAGCCGAGCACTCTTCCAGGCTGAGCTACCGGCCCAATAAATTAGATTTAACTAAACGATTTAAAATTTTTGTTAAGCTTAACACATAAAGTATGCTAAATTACAATAGACCTAAATTGACTTGCTAGAGAACAATAAATAGTAAAGTTTTTCTTTCTTATTGACACTTACTGATTTAACTTCAATTTATAAGGGAATTGAATGAGGTAATGATTATACATTAAGACAAGGAAGAAAATATCTATTTAATTAATTTATATTTCTTAAAGGCTAAGAAAGGCTTGAAATGAAATTGAATACGTAAAGCCTAAGCTTAATTATATTATTATTATATAATGAAAATCAAATTTTACTGATTTTCATTTGATAAATAGAGTAAACTAATGATTTCTTCGATATTGCGGTGTTTTTTATACATAGTGGCTAAATGAGGGAAATTAAGCCAGCTTAATATTGAGGTAACATTGAGAGGATTTTCTTTAAAACTTGCAGAATCATAATCTATTATATAAACTCTATCAGCTTTAACTATCACATTTTTGTAAGGCCTGGCTAATTCTTTATGTTCTATCTTTTTATCTTCCAATTCTTTTGCTTTTCTAAGTAAGTCTATTATAATATCTATTTTCTCCTCTCTAGTTAAATGTCTTCCATCAATATATTCCATAAGTATAAAATTTCTACCGTAATCATATACTTTTGGGGCAACTGGGAATGCTTTTATCTGAATTTTAGCTTCTATCTCTAATGTTTCTTTAGGAGAATCACTTCTTCTGATCTTTATTACTTTATTGTTATCAAAAAGAACTACTATTCCGGTTTTTCCTTTCCCTATAACATTTACCTTACCTATATTTACTGATCCAAAAGAGTAAAGTTCCTTTATACCGTGTTCTATTAATTCTCTTTCAATATTTTCATCATATCTTGGATAAATGAAATCCCTTACTTTAACCAACTCGGTGTTTTCTTTAGAAATGAGTTTATCCAAGGGTCATCTACTTCCTCGGTAAGCCAATGTAATTCATAAGTAAACTTCTGCTTGAAGGATAAATTTCTTTTTATTATTTCCTCCACCGTATACTTTCTTCTCTTAATAGAATATAGCCTACCATCTTCACCAATCCATACATTCTCGTTTTCTTCTATGAAATCTTTTACGTTATGAAGATAAAAGTAAGGGCCCACATTTAGATAATACTCTCCAATACTCTTACTTTCCAATTGTATACCAATAGTTATATTCTCAGCATCCCCCCAAGCGGAGATATCAATAACCCTATAGCCTTCATGACTTATTAATGTTTTTAGCTTTTCCACATTTCTCCAGACTTGTCCCCATACTATATCTTCCACAGTACTTTCCTCAATTTTCACTTTTACGAGAAGAATGTCACCTTTTATTGCTTGCCTACCTGGTTTAGAGGGAAAAAAGAATTCTATGGAAGGCTTTTCAAGATAAATTTTTGAAGCTAAAGCAAAAGTTGCTAAGCTTTTTAATGATACAGCTGATGATGCATTTCTTTTAGGATCTACGGGATCAGGAATAATTAGGGGGGAATCAAATTCCTTCTTTGGTTTCACTAATTCTATTCTAACTGGTGGACGAAACTTTGATGCATTTCTAAGAACTTCTTTGAATGAACCATAATAGATTATTAAAAGCTCAGTAACATAACCAGAAAATCCTTTAACCTTGATCTCTGCCCCATATACTCCGATTCCTTTCAAAAATCTCTTTAATAGCCTTACTTCGTCTCTTCCCTTCTCATCTAAATGAGAAATTACATACTTAGTGTGAAATGGGGTTCTATCTGCCGCAGTAATTGCTTCCTCTCCAGACTCTATGCTTAAAGCTGGAACTACATCTATCTCAACATCATCAACATATACTATTAAATAAGGATGTTCGGCGTAAGCAATTTTATAGTTCAAATCACGTAATCTTTCTATTAATTCCTTTAAAGCCTTCTCTTTAAGATATTCTTTACCCACACTTTTAGGAAAAAATACGAAAATATCTATGTCAGTATCTCCTTTTAGCCATGTACCTTTCCTGAATGAACCCTCAATTTCTGCATTATAGCCCTTTAGTCTATCTAATATAATCTGAGCTTTTTCCCTTAACTTTTCTTCGTCTTCTTTGCTAGGTTTTACTCTCTTTAGGACTTCCTCCTCTATTGTCATTAGAGGTCACTTCTAATAATGGATCGTATATTGGCCCCTTAGGTGTTAAAGTACTCTTAAATAAAATTATCTTATTAACGACTATTTCTCCAAATTCTGTGTTCTGATACTCGTTAATAACATTAACTAAATTTATCATGTTTGAGGGACCTTTAACCCTGCCTATTGTTAAGTGAGGAGTAAATTCTTTTTCATCTTCTGGCCTAATACCTCGAGCTAATAACTCTTTTAACAAGTTACCTCTTATTGTCCTTAATTGCTGTAATCCTCCTTCAATTCCTATCCAGACTACTCTAGGTCTAGATAAATTAGGAAATGCACCAGCTCCTTTTAGCTTTATTTTGAAGGACTGAAAATCTATTCTAGCAACAGCTTCTTTTACTAGATCTAATTTATTTTCTTGAATTTCACCAATAAAAACAAGAGTTATATGTATGTTATATGGTTCAACAAGTTTTACATCAGCGCCAGTCCTTTTAACAGCTTCCATAAATTCAAGAACTTTAGGAAATTGAGGAATATCAACTGCTGTAAATAGCCTGATCAATTTTTATATCCCCATTAATGAGATAATTGGTGGTCACTAATTAAAATAATTGCAATTACCGGCATGCCCGGATCTGGAAAAGGAGAACTTGCCAAGATCCTTAGAGAAAAAGGAATAAAGGTAATTACTATGAGTGATGTCTTGAGAGAAAAGTATTACAAAGAGGCAAAAGAAGGGGAAAGATTAATGGATTTTGCAAAAAGAATTAGAGAGTTATATGGAAAAGGGGCTGTAGCGAAACTTTGTATAGAAAAAATTGAAAAAGAGAAAATTGTGGCCTTTGACGGAGTAAGAAACTGGGAAGAGATAGAGGAGTTTAAGAAGATAGGCGATGTAACTATAATTGCAGTTCACTCTCCTCCAAAGCTAAGATATGAAAGACTTCTCAAAAGGGGTAGAAAGGATGATACTTTAACCGTAGAGGGATTAATGAAAAGAGATTGGGAGGAATTAGAAATGGGAATAGGAAATGTAATAGCGTTGGCTGATTACATATTAATTAATGATTCTACGATAGAGGAATTTAAGAGTAAGGCAGAAGAATTATTAAAGCGAATATTATGACAAAGATTATCATAGAAGTGGAGGTTAGACCTTCAGAAGATGAGAATAAAGTACTTCAAGCTATTAGAAATTTATTTGATTTTGAAAATCTGAAAGAAGAAAAAAGTGGTTACATAAAGATACTAGTTGCAGAATCACATACACTCCTTAGTTTACAGAAGTTTCACAGAAAATTAAGGGAAGAGAGAATTCTTGATGCAGCAAGAAAGTATTTAACTAAGAATCTGATCGGAAACGTTATTACTTTTATGTTAAATAAACAAGCTGCAGCAGTAGGAAAAATCTCTTTTGTAGATGATGAAAAAGAATCCCCTCTAGGGCCTATAAAGGTAACGATAGAGTATAAAGACCCTCAAGCGCTTATTGATTGGTTAACCCCTAAGACCGCTAAAGGCGTCCCTCTTTGGGAGAATCCTATTCCTTCTGACGAATAATGTAATAAGATAATGGTTCAGCAACAAAAGTTTTTTCAAAAATTCTTTTAGCCCTTATTAGCATTTCATATGTATCATCATATCTTGGACTTATGTGAAAAAGAGCTAACCTTTTCACATTAGCTTTTAATGCTACATATGCTGCATCATAACTATTTGAATGTCCATATTTATAAGCTTCTTTTTCATCAATAAAAGTAGAATCATGAATAAGAAGATCCACATCTTTTACAGCATTTATAACCTTCTCACAAGGTCCCGTATCTCCCGTATATGCAATTCTTATACCCTTTTTTACTATTAAATAGTCTTCCGGTAATAGAACTTTTCCATTTATTTCCACTCTTTTTCCTTCTTTTAGCATCCTTATAATTCTCCAATCCTTTATTCCCTCTTTTCTCAATTTATCAATATCAATCTTTAGTCTATCCTTTTCCTCAAATAAATATCCTTGTGATTCTATTGTGTGGCACGTTTCAAAAGTACTAATCTTAATATTTTCATCTTCATATTTATCTATTATCTGTATCTCAAAATTTGGGTAAAAATAAGTTTTTTTAAAAATATCCTCTAGAAATTCTTTTAATTCTTTTGGTCCCATTAAAAGTAATGATTCTTTTCTACTATACATACCCATGGTTTCGATCATTCCAGGTAAGCCTAAAACATGATCGCCATGCATATGAGTAATTCCAATGAGTTTTATTTTCATAAAACTAAGATTATGCTCCATCATCCTCCATTGGGTTCCTTCACCACAATCAAATAGAGCATCAAAACCTTCCCTTCTAACCATAATTGCTGGTAAGCCCCTTTTATTAGGAGCTCCTCCACCAGTACCTATAAAATATACTGTAATCATTTTTTTCTTACCACGTATATTGCTCTGCTTAAACTTTTATGCTCATAAATAAAATGGATTGAAATATCATTAAAACCAACTTCCTTTAACTTATCTCTCCAATCTAATTTAGAATCCGTAGTAAAAACTAAAGTACGCGTTATATTACTTGCCGAATAGAAGAAGCCCTCATACAGATTGTTTATCCCCTCCCTTACACTTACAGATCTACCATAGGGAGGATCAGTAACAATAGCTTCAATATTATTAAAAGGTAAAGATGTTGCATCTCCTCTTAAGATATCACATTCATAACCAAAGTACCTCAAATTAACTAAGCTCTTTTCTATCATTTTACTATCAACATCAAGACCAATACAATTAAGTCCTAACCATTTAGCCTCTATTAATATTGTCCCGGTTCCTACAAAAGGGTCTAGGATCGTTTTTCTACTTTTAGAAAGATTAACCATTAGTCTACCTATGTCTGGAGATAAAGTACCAGATTGAGAATAAGGCTTTTTAGAATGCTTAAATAAGCTTTCATTATCCTTTTCCTCAACCCTAAGACCAGCTATAATTAATCCTTCTGTAAAGATCAAATCCATTTTTTTACATTTCTTTGATACTTTTATATTATTTATAATTCTATCATATATAGATAAAAACTCACTTTTATATTCCTTAGTGATAACAGTAGGATCAACGGAAAAACATTCACCCTTTATATTTTTTACTATTTCATTTACATCATGGGATATAGCAATAACTCTCCCACTATATTTAATTAAACTTGATCTTTTGGCAACATTATTAGGTTCTTTATTAAATAAGGCTACACCATGATAATATTCTACTTCATCAGAATCTATTATTGCTTTAAGTTCTTCTAAGGATAAAAATAGATTATTCTGGTTTAAAATAGCATAAGCTTTCATATTTTTCTCGCTATAGCTGGTGATACATCAACTACTGCTACTTTTGATGGATCTTGTGGTATAGTATTAGTTGTTACAATCTCCTTAACTCCACTATTAATCAATTTTTCGTAGGCATTATCCAAAAATAATGAATGCACAGCTACAGAAATCACTTTCCTAGCACCATGCTCATAAGCAGCTCTCGTAGCCTGGATCATTGTGCCTCCAGTGCTAATTATGTCATCAACAATAATCACATCTTTTCCACTTAGCCTTAATTCCGGTAAATTCTTTATTCTAACCTCTCCTGTATCTCTATCTCTTTCTTTTTCTATATATGAATACTCTGCATTAAGTTGTTCAGCTAATCTTTTAGCTCTTTCCAAAGCTCCCCTATCTGGTGCCAAAACAAATGGTTTCTCAACCTTTTTACTAACTTCTTTAGCTAGTTCTGGCATTGGATCGGCAATTTTAACTTCCTTACCAAAATAGCTTAATTCCTCCTCTTTATGTGGTTCGATTACTATTAATACGTCAGCACCAGCTCTAGCAATAGCATTGAGGATTGTCTTTATGCTTAATGCTTCTCCTTCCTTAAATCTTCGATCTTGTCTAGAATATGCTAAATAAGGAACTATAGCTGTAATCTTATTATTCTTCATATCCGCTAATGTTTCTAGAATTAAGAGTAATTCAACGAAATGTTTATCTTGTGGTGGATATAATGATTGGACTACTAAAATCTCTTGATTTGTTATATGTTGTGGAATTCTAATATATGATTCTCCATCTGGAAAAACCTTGTGTTCTACCTTCAGAAGAGGAACTGAAATAATTTTTGATAAATTTTCATCTATCCCGTTTGTTGCTGTTCCTCCAATAATAATCATTAACTATTTAATTTAGGGAGTAGTTTTTAAGATTAAACTCGGGAATAGTATGTACTTCATATTTATCCTAGGCACGGCTGGATCAGGCAAAACAACATTAGTGAAATCTCTTCAAGATTATTTGCTAGATAATGAAATGGATACTGCTATAATAAATTTAGACCCAGCAGTGGAACAAATTCCTTATAAACCAGACTTTGACGTAAGAGAATTAGTTGATGCATTTGAAGTAATGGAAAAATATGGTCTAGGACCTAATTCTTCGCTCATTGCTTCTATAGATCTTTTATTGACAAAAGCAAAGGAGATTAAGGAAGAGGTAAATAGAATTGAAGCTAATTATGTTATAGTAGATACGCCGGGTCAAATAGAATTATTTGCCTATAGAGAAACTGGAAGAATTCTCTCTTCACTTATAAGTGAAGGAAATAAATCAGCCTCAGTTT
It encodes the following:
- a CDS encoding hyaluronate lyase, whose translation is MSFKISRRDFIKLALTATMIAAPEWDKAVAKAVDMIKNGDVNIIWFEAQACEGNTTAIIQATDPDVVQVLFGASPLVGPGSVKISFWPSLMPQQGEQATAILEAAFRGELNPYVLVLEGSFPDEATARKYNPSNPGYWGMLGDKTLNEWTAMLLKNAVAVLAVGNCASYGGIPSDKVYQPPPSFITPTWSPSPTGAVGFFDDPLRGYEGLLTKIYKQQCCNNLQPDASKWAEPFYTFVKNPNAYLDVTPSSSASVKPAIAVPGCPANGNGIMRTLANLVLWAGGLAPLPELDQYWRPMYFFRYTVHEQCPRAAWYASGVFRTQPGEPTAACLFEVGCKGPVSNCPWNKYGWVGGIGGPTRTGAVCIGCTMPGFSDLYEPFYKPLQVPTPSSVTTTAGLIAGGIALGALAAYAEKKMLVKSKEKAK
- a CDS encoding tetratricopeptide repeat protein; translated protein: MEKIIDPNLRIKELQLLINADKKNPWYHFELAQLLELTEPQKALEEYNLSIKLDPHIEDFHYKKALLLQRLGKLDEAIKALEWATVIDYQHALFYYYVIGSMLDEEGRFEEAIKAYKKALIKDPNNEWLIEAIVLDLLELGRKEEALQFLDEAITKIKKEELVNFKREILRIK
- a CDS encoding serine/threonine protein kinase; translation: MVKVRDFIYPRYDENIERELIEHGIKELYSFGSVNIGKVNVIGKGKTGIVVLFDNNKVIKIRRSDSPKETLEIEAKIQIKAFPVAPKVYDYGRNFILMEYIDGRHLTREEKIDIIIDLLRKAKELEDKKIEHKELARPYKNVIVKADRVYIIDYDSASFKENPLNVTSILSWLNFPHLATMYKKHRNIEEIISLLYLSNENQ
- the cca gene encoding CCA tRNA nucleotidyltransferase, with protein sequence MTIEEEVLKRVKPSKEDEEKLREKAQIILDRLKGYNAEIEGSFRKGTWLKGDTDIDIFVFFPKSVGKEYLKEKALKELIERLRDLNYKIAYAEHPYLIVYVDDVEIDVVPALSIESGEEAITAADRTPFHTKYVISHLDEKGRDEVRLLKRFLKGIGVYGAEIKVKGFSGYVTELLIIYYGSFKEVLRNASKFRPPVRIELVKPKKEFDSPLIIPDPVDPKRNASSAVSLKSLATFALASKIYLEKPSIEFFFPSKPGRQAIKGDILLVKVKIEESTVEDIVWGQVWRNVEKLKTLISHEGYRVIDISAWGDAENITIGIQLESKSIGEYYLNVGPYFYLHNVKDFIEENENVWIGEDGRLYSIKRRKYTVEEIIKRNLSFKQKFTYELHWLTEEVDDPWINSFLKKTPSWLK
- the thpR gene encoding RNA 2',3'-cyclic phosphodiesterase — encoded protein: MRLFTAVDIPQFPKVLEFMEAVKRTGADVKLVEPYNIHITLVFIGEIQENKLDLVKEAVARIDFQSFKIKLKGAGAFPNLSRPRVVWIGIEGGLQQLRTIRGNLLKELLARGIRPEDEKEFTPHLTIGRVKGPSNMINLVNVINEYQNTEFGEIVVNKIILFKSTLTPKGPIYDPLLEVTSNDNRGGSPKESKT
- a CDS encoding AAA family ATPase; its protein translation is MPGSGKGELAKILREKGIKVITMSDVLREKYYKEAKEGERLMDFAKRIRELYGKGAVAKLCIEKIEKEKIVAFDGVRNWEEIEEFKKIGDVTIIAVHSPPKLRYERLLKRGRKDDTLTVEGLMKRDWEELEMGIGNVIALADYILINDSTIEEFKSKAEELLKRIL
- a CDS encoding RNA-binding domain-containing protein; this encodes MTKIIIEVEVRPSEDENKVLQAIRNLFDFENLKEEKSGYIKILVAESHTLLSLQKFHRKLREERILDAARKYLTKNLIGNVITFMLNKQAAAVGKISFVDDEKESPLGPIKVTIEYKDPQALIDWLTPKTAKGVPLWENPIPSDE
- the rnz gene encoding ribonuclease Z, with amino-acid sequence MITVYFIGTGGGAPNKRGLPAIMVRREGFDALFDCGEGTQWRMMEHNLSFMKIKLIGITHMHGDHVLGLPGMIETMGMYSRKESLLLMGPKELKEFLEDIFKKTYFYPNFEIQIIDKYEDENIKISTFETCHTIESQGYLFEEKDRLKIDIDKLRKEGIKDWRIIRMLKEGKRVEINGKVLLPEDYLIVKKGIRIAYTGDTGPCEKVINAVKDVDLLIHDSTFIDEKEAYKYGHSNSYDAAYVALKANVKRLALFHISPRYDDTYEMLIRAKRIFEKTFVAEPLSYYIIRQKE
- a CDS encoding TRM11 family SAM-dependent methyltransferase translates to MKAYAILNQNNLFLSLEELKAIIDSDEVEYYHGVALFNKEPNNVAKRSSLIKYSGRVIAISHDVNEIVKNIKGECFSVDPTVITKEYKSEFLSIYDRIINNIKVSKKCKKMDLIFTEGLIIAGLRVEEKDNESLFKHSKKPYSQSGTLSPDIGRLMVNLSKSRKTILDPFVGTGTILIEAKWLGLNCIGLDVDSKMIEKSLVNLRYFGYECDILRGDATSLPFNNIEAIVTDPPYGRSVSVREGINNLYEGFFYSASNITRTLVFTTDSKLDWRDKLKEVGFNDISIHFIYEHKSLSRAIYVVRKK
- a CDS encoding ribose-phosphate diphosphokinase, whose protein sequence is MIIIGGTATNGIDENLSKIISVPLLKVEHKVFPDGESYIRIPQHITNQEILVVQSLYPPQDKHFVELLLILETLADMKNNKITAIVPYLAYSRQDRRFKEGEALSIKTILNAIARAGADVLIVIEPHKEEELSYFGKEVKIADPMPELAKEVSKKVEKPFVLAPDRGALERAKRLAEQLNAEYSYIEKERDRDTGEVRIKNLPELRLSGKDVIIVDDIISTGGTMIQATRAAYEHGARKVISVAVHSLFLDNAYEKLINSGVKEIVTTNTIPQDPSKVAVVDVSPAIARKI
- a CDS encoding ATP/GTP-binding protein, with the translated sequence MYFIFILGTAGSGKTTLVKSLQDYLLDNEMDTAIINLDPAVEQIPYKPDFDVRELVDAFEVMEKYGLGPNSSLIASIDLLLTKAKEIKEEVNRIEANYVIVDTPGQIELFAYRETGRILSSLISEGNKSASVFLMDSFLAKDARSYISLLLLSSSIKFRLVMPQVLTLSKADLLTPQELERIRNWIEEGSIIDDLGVIDEYSYELANTIIENLDNMPIPVSSITGEGLDELYAELQRIFAGGEDYLTEEPSPKL